The genomic stretch tgcttcaaacaaccttgctagcctaaaccttgtatcgagagggaatacttctcatgcatccaaaatacttgagccaaccactatgccatttgtgtccaccatacctacctatactacatggtattttcccgccattccaaagtaaattgcttgagtgctacctttaaaattccatcattcacctttgcaatatatagctcatgggacaaatagcttaaaaactattgtggtattgaatatgtaattatgcactttatctcttattaagttgcttgttgtgcgataaccatgtttactcgggaacgccatcaactcattgttgaatttcatgtgagttgctatgcatgttcgtcttgtccgaagtaagggcgatctacaccgagttgaatggtttgagcatgcatattgtgagagaagaacattgggccgctaactaaagccatgttccatggtggaagtttcagttttggacaaatatcctcaaatctctaatgagaaaagaattaattgttgttgaatgcttaaagcattaaaagaggagtccattatctcgttgtctatgttgtcccggtatggatgtctaagttgagaataatcaaaagcgagaaatccaaatgcgagctttctccttagacctttgtacagagcggcatagaggtacccctttgtgatacttggttaaagcatatgtattgcggtgataatccaggtagtccaagctaattaggacaaggtgcgggcactattagtacactatgcatgaggcttgcaacttataagatataatttacatgatgcatatgctttattactaccgttgacaaaattgtttcatgttttcaaaataaaagctctagcacaaatatagcaatcgatgcttttcctctatggaggaccattcttttactttcaatgttgagtcagttcacctatttctctccacctcaagaagcaaacacttgtgtgaactgtgcattgattcctacatacttgcttattgcacttattatattactctatgttgacattatccatgagatatacatgttacaagttgaaagcaaccgctgaaacttaatcttcttttgtgttgcttcaatacctttactttgaattattaccttatgagttaactcttatgcaagacttattgatgcttgtcttgaagtactattcatgaaaagtctttgctttatgattcacttgtttactcatgtcatacacattgttttgatcgctgcattcactacatatgctttacaaatagtatgatcaagtttatgatggcatgtcactccagaaattatctttgttatcgttttacctgctccggacgagcagaactaagcttagggatgctgatacgtctccaacgtatcgataatttcttgtgttccatgccacattattgatgttatctatatgttttatgcacactttatgtcatattcgtgcattttctcggaactaacctattaacaagatgccgaagtgccggttcctgttttctcgctgtttttggtttcgaaatcctagtaacgaaatattctcggaatcggacgaaatcaacgccaaagttcctattttcatcggaagcatccagaacacccggaaggaccgagagggggccacagggccaccaaaccctaggccggcgcggccgagggggcgcgccgccctatggtgtggccccctgtcagccctcctgcgccgcctcttcgcctataagaagcccctggatcagaaaacccgacaccaattgacgaaacccacgaaacctgccgagccgccgccatcgcgaagccaagatccgggggacaggatctctgctccggcaccccgccggagcggggaagtgcccccggaaggcttctccatcgacaccgctgccatctccaccgccatcttcatcaccgctgctgctcccatgaggagggagtagttctccatcgaggctcggggctgtaccggtagctatgtggttcatctctctcctatgtagttcaatacaataatctcatgagctgccttacatgattgagattcatatgatgatgcttgtaatctagatgtcattatgctagtcaagtgagttttacttatgtgatctcctgagactcctcgtcccacgtgtgtaaaggtgacaagtgtgtgcaccgtgtgggtctcttaggctagatttcactgaatacttactcattgaatggcatagtgaggtgcttatttatatctctttaagattgcagcatgttgtatcacaatttatccatgtgctactctagtgatttgttattaaagtagtttattcctcccgcatgtgtgcaaaggtgacaggtgcgtgcaccgtgttagtacttggtttatgctatgattatgatctcttgtagattatgaagttaactattgctatgataatattgatgtgatctattcctcctacatatgcatgaaggtgacgagtgtgcatgctatgctagtacttggtttagtagcgttgatctatcttacactaaaggttacttaaacatgagcattattgtggagcttgttaactccggcattgagggttcgtgtaatcctacgcaatgtgttcatcatccaacaaaagtgtagagtatgcatttatctattctgttatgtgatcaatgttgagagtgtccactagtgaaagtgtaatccctaggccttgttcctaaatactgctgagttactactgcttgttactgtttctatcaagcgttactactgctcgcaataccaccaccatcaactacacgccaagcacttttctcggcaccgttgctactgctcatacttatttataccacctgtatttcactatctcttcgccgaactagtgcacctatttggtgtgttggggacacaagagacttcttgctttgtggttgcggggttgcatgagagggatatctttgacctcttcctccctgagttcgataaaccttgggtatccacttaagggaaacttgctgctgttctacaaacctctgctcttggaggcccaacactgtctacaggaaaggagggggaacgtagacatcagtcgtcAGCCGACAATTTCGGAGGTGCCGATGCTTTCTCCTTGATTGATCGCTGAGCAATAACTTCATAGAATACTCCATCTGGAATAGGGGAGCACATGGATCCAATGTTTGCTAGGGCATCTGCTTCCTCATTGCTagctctgccgatgtgtttgagttcgcacccttcaaatttggcttccatattctggtatAATTGACGGTATGCAATCATATTATCGCTGACTGCGTCGCATAAGTTCATCGACTGCTACACCACCAGATTCGAGTCTCCGTTAATTTCCAGGCGTGTTGCTCCACATGCTTTTGCCATCCTCATTCCATGCAATAGTGCTTCATATTCCGCTTCGTTATTTGTCGGCAGGGGGAAGTTCATGCGCAGGgtatacttcatcttgtctccttgtggtgatatcagtaTAACTCCCGTGCCTGCGCCTGTGCTCCGCTTCGATCCAtcaaagtacattgtccatgagccagacatgtcgggtgctgccggaGTTTGCGACTGGATCcagtctgccacgaaatctgggagaacTTGAGATTTGATTGTTATCCGATTGacgtaggttatgtcgtgtggtgctatctcgatggcccattgagatactcgacccgtagcttctgggttggtgagtatattcttcaatggtgcttcgcttaccacAATAATCGGGTGCTCCATGAAATAATGGCGCAGTTTACGAGCTGTTCTCCATACCGCGtatgccaacttctggtgatgaggatatctctgtttcgctggcgtgagtacttcactgaggtagtaaacgagtcgttgcacaccatgaactcttCCTGCCTCCTCTCGTTCAACAACTAggacgctgctaaagacttgcaccgttgctgctatgtacatgagcaatgtTTCCTTTTCTCGCGGGGTTACAAGTACTGGTGATGTCGATAAGATCTTCTTTAGGTTATTGAAAGATTCCTGCGCCtcgtttgtccactcgaacttttctgacttctTCATCAAACTATAGAAGGGCAAGGCTTTCCCTCCTAGCTTTGCGATGAATCTGCTGAGCGCTGCTAgccgtcctgccaactgctgtacttggtgcaaattctttggcggctccatatcgagaatagctttgatcttcaagggcttggcctctatccctctggctgagatgaagtacccgagtacttgtcctcccggcaccccgaagaaaattttcttcgggTTTAGCTTGATTTTGTACCTGTCGAGATTGTCGAATGTTTCTTGCAGATCTTCGATAAGGGTGGCGGCCTGCTTGGTCTTGACCACGATATCATCGATGTAGACCTCGATATTCCTTCCGATTTTCTCTCCAAGACAGGCTTGCATACACCGGTGATAAGTCGCTCctacgtttttcaacccgaaagtcataacgttgtagcagaaaatgccgtgcggggtgatgaacgcggttaactcTTGGTCctctttcttgagcttgatctggttatacccggagtatgcatcgagaaaagagagacgGTCACATCCTGCTGTAgaatcgactatctggtcaatgcgaggcagcgggaagtggtccttagggcaatgcttattgagacttgtgtaatcgatacacatgcgaagagctgttgtatctttctttggcaccatgactgagTTGGATACCCACTCGGCTTCTttaagctcccgaatgaatccagccttgcggagccgactaGTTTCTTCACCGATTGCTTTTCTCTTCGGCTCTGAAAACCGGCGCATCGTCTGCGGTACAGGTTTAGCttttgggtcaacattgagggcgttcttagcgagttccctgggaatacctggcatgtcggatggttcccatgcaaatatttcacagcgctcacggaggaactctatGAGCGCACTTTCATATGCGACAGTAAGATCTGCCGAAGTATTGACTGTCTTCTTCGGGTCCGAAGGGTGCACTTGTtgcttctttgcttcctttgcGACGTCAAATTCATCGGATCTTGCGctccgattgtcggctggtggcttcgTGTGGTCTGTAATAGCGTCGAGTGCGTTAAGCTCTTCCTTAACCCCGAACTTTgaagcgatcttctggaaatccctGTCACAGCTGTCTGAACGGGAGAAGCTTCCGTGAATGTTTATTGTTGTCCCATTATTGTCTGGCATCTTCAACTTCAGATACGCGTAATGAGGTACTGCCATGAATTTAGCAAACGCTGGTCTGCCTaggatggcgtgatattgagaTTCCCAATCGACCACTTCGAATTCAATTTTCTCCTTTCTGAAGTTGTTGGGTGTGCCGAAAACTACATCCAGGGATATTTTACCAAGGGAGTAAGCGGGTCGGGTTGagatgatgccgtggaatcctgtgtcAGATTCCCTTAGCATGTCAACTGTTAgacccattgctttcattgtacTGGCGAACAACAGGTTCAGACCGctccctccatccatgaataccttgctcatgttgtatcctCCGATCTGCGCTTCGAGGACCAGGGCAGCGTGACCAGGCCTTGGAACTTCCTTCGGGTGATCCGCATTGCTGAAGGATATACTTTGATCCgaccagtcgatatattcgggtgcgtcgaccatagcgacttctgcatacttcacttcccgtgaaaacttcttgacttctctttttgaaaaactggttttatggatcatgttgacctgtccgCGAGACTCCGGAAATACTTCGGCTAGCACGTACTTGTCTCCTCCTTCGGTATGTATGGTTCGGTGGATAATCGTAGGGTGCCGCTCTCCTTTCCATCGAGTAAGCCCTTGCTGCGGCTTCGGCCCTAAGATCGTCGCAGAGCTGCCGAATTTCGAGGAACTGTCGACAGTTTTTGAGCAGATGGCTGGATTTTACGAGGTTATCCTTTGGGTCGATGTAAGAATGCAGATAACATGGTGTTTCAAGTTGCTCTGTAGCCGATAGGTAAGGTGTGCGAAGACGATTTTTGCTTGGCTGCACGTTGTGATATCCTCGTTCGTACTGTCTGGGGCGAGTCGCAATCTTCTCCTCTTCTTTGCGGCGTGAGTCCTttcgtcttttcctttgctcctctatGGCGCCAAAACTGCCTCGGCTGCCCCCTCCCGTACTCCTAGGCAGGACTGCCGAAGCTGTTGCTGGCGTGGTATCatctggaaccgaagttcttggACTTGACGTGtttgaactagggaggcgaagaaatcctctggaatcgatgatgaagtgaacaccaccgaaagtagtatccatgttgcTGCGTGATTCTGCGGAGATCGGATGCGATGCCTCGGCGTGCGATACGAACTCGAAAGATCCGCAACGAACTGAATCTCTTGGATCTGATGGCGTTGGTGACTCTAGCATGAACACTGCAGACGTAACTggaactgccgatgacctgccttgtgccaacagatttcccacagacggcgccaattgtcgagggtactcctcggcaatgccctccgtttgtggcttagggtagatggaatcctgtaggctgacacgagacatcggttatcaaacaagcggggaaagcgatttacccaggttcggagccctcgatgaggtaaaacccttacgtcctgcatgtctgatcttgattatgaaaatatcgggttacaatggggtgccgaaggtttcggctgtgatctcgtcgagaggctaagtgctatgaatccctagctctagacttctgatggctaaagttgctaagattgcgtgtgtccctcggcagcccctctcctggcccttatatagggggccatgtctcgagagatctgtccgggtacgactaggttacaaaggaccctagttctagactttccttgcatcctttgcttcttcatcttgttcctcaaggaatcttcttcggcaccgacgtagcggcccaccttgccatcgggtgtcttcatgggcctccagttgggccgtacgggatagggcaataacagttacccgacgggtaatgcccacgtcagcctTTTCTCCATTCCCCAAGGTAATGGTGGTGGCGACACAGAAGAGGTACATATCTGTCTCATTGCAAGGGTTGCCCAAACCGACTCAAATCTTCTCCAGATCTTTCCACTCTAGACATGGCCATCTAAAACGAAGTGCTCTTGCGGAAAAAACGGTGTTGAGCACCCCCAGAACCCAAAGATTTTTCGGTCTACACACCGTGTCCCAATTCACCTTGCATTGACCACTGGCAACCTTGTCGGCGGCCGCTCATAAGAGAGCCCGCTAGAGTTTCTTAATGTTGTGCATGGAGCGAGAAGGCACAACTAAAGGAGTCAAGTGATAGGTGGATTGTGAGTCAAGCACGGACTTGACAAGAGCGGTGCGGCCCGCCGCCGTAACGAATTTACCATTCTAATTAAGTTGGTATCTTCTAAATATGGAAAGTCCGCTCTCCTTAGGCACCAAACCTAGATAAGAAGCCCGGGGTACTTGATGGAGAAAGATGTCCTTTCGACCAAAAGACTGTTGAAAATGTCATCAAGGTTAATATCGCCGTTCATCCTCTATGGATTTGGGGAGGTCACAGGCCTTCGGTACACCATGTGCAATTACGTCCACGAAGCGTTTACCTAGAAGAACTAGTCGTTGGTTTGTTTGGGAAAACTGTTTTAGGATGGTGTCATGTTAGTAACCTTTGGTGTGACACACTTACACTCTCACATGTTCTCTTGTTGATTTCCCTGGATTTGGGGCAGCCGGTGCAACTGAGAGAGATCAGCGCCAGTATTTACGGCGACGATCCAGCGGGAACTCTAGCTAGCTAGGTCAACTATATTCTTGCTTATTTTTAACGTAGCTAGTTGAACTTTTAGGCCGGCTCTCATGTAAAAAGTAATGAATCATTCACTATCATTAGCTAGCTAAGACTGGCGGTTATAGAGTTGGTTAGTGGTTACTATACTGAAAGAGAGAGCTTCTGAAAGAGAAAGGCATGTGCTTGAGGATTTAGCGCCCTTTGCGTTGGATAGACGCACTAGTCGATCGGTAGCCATGAAGTACCCAGCCGTCTGCGTGCTTTCGGTCGTTTGCAGGAATTATGGTGTACCGATCTTTCCAAGATCATCAAATCTAACGGAACAGATCGAGTACTGTCGATCGACAAAAGAAAAGACACAGATCAATGCAGAACGAAACTTACGGAGATTTGGTTACGCAGTCTTGGACTCTTGGTCCTCGAATCGTTGCAACTTTTACTCCATTTAAAATTGCGCAAAAGTATGCAGCACATTCTAAGTCAGCGGGGGGCCACTTCATGCTAATCAATTCAGCTACCTTTCTCAACATCCAAATGTTAGCCGTTCGATTCGGAAGTCGACTTTGCACCATGGCCTTACGTTGGTTAGAAAGTCGGGATCAGATCCCAGAggtgcaacttttttttttttggagataaTAACTGATGGAATTCATTGGCGAAACCGATTACAAACGACtccaaaaataaaggaaaatacaATATGATCCCTGACTTTTGCAAGAATGACCTCACACCATACTTCCAGACCACAATCAATCCCATCGTCCTCGTCATCACCAAACAAGTACAGAGAGCGGAGCCAGAGGCAGCGCATCTTCCAACACCATCGAATCACCGCCGTCACCGTCGCCACACTGGACTTTGAACACCGAAGGAGTGCCCACCCCGGAGGGTGAGAGCTAATAATCTTTTCCAGACCATCGGGCGGATAGGAGATGGGGAAGAGCCAACAGTACCTCCAGATGAAGATCCCCGAGCAGTAGACCCAAGCCACCAGTAGAACGCTCCACCATCGGGCAGGTTTAGGCGTCGACACGTCAAGCCGCCTCCACCCCTCGCCAACAAGGCTGGCCGGAGGGGGCTGCAAGACGCTGCAGCCGCAGACCACCAGAAGAGCACACACGACCCTGAAAAGGAGGACGGTGGTGCCATCGTCTTCCTCTccgtcgccaccacggccggccaaggGGAAGACAACAGCAACAACACTCCTCTGACTCCCAAACATACTCCACAAACCCGTGGCGGGGTCGAAGATCGACCGCACCCAGGGAGACCACCCTCCCCAGATCCACAGATCTGGGAGGATACCTggccagcagctcgccggcgcTACCACAAGTGGCCTTGCCAAGATGGGGGTCGAGCTCCAGCCCTCTTATTCCGACGcgacgccgcctccaccatcacgACGACGTATCCCGAGAACCTAGATGAAAACCAGGCCGAGCCGCTGCACGGCAGCCGGAGAGGgtcccccaccgccgccacaccaccggggctttgcccggcggctccaccggtggcggcggcgggggggagGAGGGTGTTGGGGCTAGGTTGGGGGAGGCGGCGGGAGGGTGTTGGGGCTTCCTCTTATCCCAGAGGTGCAATTGCTGTGATCTTGCGCGGACATGCAAATTTGATGATAGAAGGTAATAGAAGGGGGGCAATGTCGGGAGTTCGGAGCCATTGCACTTGGCACCGGCATCACTGCGTTTCTGtggtgtttttttcttttctttaagtCCACATATACGTACACAATTTTGGCTTCAACCTACTTGACACCAAACCTCGGGTTAGATTTTGAATTAGTTTCGCCGCGGTCAGATGAGGCATTAGTTTTGCCAAAAGAgttagatttgtcaaaaaaaaaaatacaaaggtAGAAGTAGAAACACAAATCAACCGGTAGGTACACACAAACTGTAATAATTTATGATGATATGCTTACAATGAAAGTGGGCGCGGGAGAGCATGCACATGCAAAAGTGCCTCTCCACCATATCCCACAGTCCACAGACATATCAAAACACACATGCATGATCGACGACGCCTACATGACACCCGACAGCGGACGTCCCACCTAATCCTCAGTCTCCATGCATGCAAACAAACCACGATAGTACAATACCAAATCTAGCCGACGGTTCCAAATGATCAGTTCATCTTCAGCTGTACTGAACGATGGAGCGGTAGGAGGCGCTGGGGGCCCAGTTGGCCGGGATGATCTTGTCGGCGACAAGCTGCTTGCCGGACTCGTTGGTGATGCGCATGGAGAAGGGCGcctggaggcggtggccggagtcgAGGCGCCAGATGGATCCCCACGACTCCCTCATCGGCGTCCAGCTCCCGGCGTTGGCCTCCATGAGGTCCACCTGCaccacgtcgccgtcgccgtcctcgtACTCCACCAGGAccgcgaagtagacggcgttggagCCCTGCTCGACGTGGAAGGTCACCTTCAGGCCGGGGAACTCACACGGCACTCTGCATGATTAATCAGCGTCAGCCAGCAATCCAGTTGTTTTAGTGTAACCCAGCTGCCTGGGCGACGACAGTGTGTGAATGAAGTGACGGTACTGAAAAATTCGAGCATTTTCGCGCGAATCTATTTGGGTCCCAGTTAAACCGGTCGTTGATGCTAAAGTTTTGCTGTGTAAAAGTAGTGGGTTTATATGATTCTGTTCAGGTAGGGCCAGGTGATGTAGGAAGTTCGTGTGCAAGGAATGATCGATGTGGTTGCGGTGCATGTGACCGACCTCTTGAACTGGATGTCGATGATGCCGGAGTGGCGGAGCTTGTCGTTGAGGCCGGGCTTGGCCATGGCGCCGAAGGCCGTGCCGCTGAGGTCGAAGTGGTACTTGGCCACCGGGTAGTAGTTCATGTCCGTGATCACCACCGTCTCCGGGTTGCCGGAGCAGGCAGGGTCGTTGGTGCATCGTATCTGCATAAATCAAAAACAAACAGTCAAAAAGCATGTCGCACCAACACTACATTTTCCACCAGCAACGCCTCTGCACAGTCCACCTAGTGTCGCTAGCTACCTGGTAGCAGGAGCCGCATCCCTTGCCGTCCTTGAAAATGGGTTCATTGCCGCAGGACGTCATGGAGGAGAAGGGGTACTGGTCGGTGTTCTTGAACCCACACGCGCCGCCTGCACATCACCACCGCAAATACACTGTCAAATAAACGATCGCCGACAGAATGGCAACGCCGCATATACATAGACGTATAATTACCGTCGTCCATAGGGCCGGCGCCGGTTGGTGCGCCGTACCAGGTGGCCCTGGCGGCCTCCCAGTTAGGGTCGGCGGTGAAGTCGGAAGCACTGAAGTtccccggccggccggcggcggcgtaggAGACGAGAAGGGAGGAGAATGCAACAAGTGCAATAACGGCCTTGTCAGACGACAGATTAGCCATCTCAACTACGAGGCACCACTACACGACTATGCTTCTTCAAGCTCGAGAGCAGTAGTACCGGTACACTGACCAGGCTGGAGGTTTGAACTATGTTTTGGTGTCCTGGGAGTATCATATTGCCTGGGTTATTTATAGGCAGACTGCAGGGCGACGCGACGCCATAGCCATCGATGGTTGTTGCACCCGACGTGCTTTTTGTAGTGTAAGGGGTCACATGGCTATAGGAAGAAATCATGGGAGGAATGGCGGGCGATCACTTCATTTCACGGGCGCAGAAGTATTTAAAATATGCGAAATCACGGGTTCGGCAGTTATATGTGGCATGGTTTTGCTGGCGCCACTTCTCCACTAGCCCTGTTCACGGATACTCCGAACTGTATTCTCTATCTCTGCAGAAAGTGACGCGTACTCTGAAACTGAATCAGCGTATCCCATTTCAGCCATGTACAGCTCAGCTACGATGCGATATGCTGGGTTAGGAACGAGGGGGTTCGGTCGATCGGGCACAGCTAGCCGGGAACAGAAACCATGGAGGTTAGCCTGACTGACTGACTATTGTTGGAAGCAATCATCGTAACCAACCTGTGTAACAGCCTTGTCTATGCAACCACCAAATCATGTACCAAGTCGCGTAGAGGTACCTAATTTACCAGTTACAGATTCCTACGGAAAAATAATGGGAGTACTTGCGATTTCGTTCACGCACAACAATGATACCTTGTAAGTGACCTTCATCAATCGATCCATTTAAATATTCCATGGCACAAACCGTCCTGAGTTTTCTAGACACGCTAACTGTCTTGACCCCTGATTTCTTATTATGCATCAAAAACTAGGCTTTTGCTCTCCTGAAATAATCATTTTTGCACAGTCGGTACTGCATCATATCCCCAAGTTTCACACATGGGGAGTGGATTATTACAGCTACCGGTACCAAAAAGTCTCATGAATCAACAGCTCCAGAACTGCTGTCTGCTACTTACTATAGTACTACCATCGTAGACCATCTCTAGCGAAAGTCTAATCATGTTTCCCCCCCCTCTGGTGAAATAAGGAATCAGATCTTCTCTTTGGCGCGGCAAGACTCAAGAGCAAGAGTTTTGCACTGCTGCCTTTTGATTTTTGAAATTAGAAATTTTGTTTGAAAGAGATGCAGACCTTCTGCGAGCCATGGCAAGAGCAAGAGTTCAGTAAAAGAAAGCCTGGGAAAAGGTATTGTAAATGATTTCTATCGATGACTGGTGGTTCTCACTCGACAACGCTCATGTCTCTAGAAGAAGAGCAATGGCCACGCTCGCCATGTTTGTATCTTGAGATGTTTGGGGAAACGCAACAGCCGGATTTTTAGAAATATTAGCTACATGCCTACCTTCATCATCAGgaagataaaaaaaaatgaagCAGCAAATTGGGCAATCGCCGGGGCTAAACATTTGAGCTACGCCATGCTACGAGAGTAGTTGTATTtgtatttgttttttttctttcagtCTTCTTTGGCTTATGTTTGTGAACTCTCCTTAATTAATGAAGTaaagcaaagcttttgcctcggtttaaaaaaaaattgattttgcTCAAACAGAGacctagttttattttcttgAGAAGAAAAGTTACTAGTTTGTTTCCTACCTGGACTATGTTTCTCGGAGACATTGTTCGCTTCAACATTATATGTTTCACTTTTTTGTAAATAGGGGTTTTTGAAAGTTTCAGAATTGATGAAACACGTGTCTTTTTAGCaatgccaaaaaaaaaataggGGAGTTGAACTACTAGGCCCCTTTTAGCAAAAGTTGAACAATTAGGTGTTTTCAGATCaagaattactccctccggtctcttttaattgactcggatttagtacaaattggtactaaatttaagtcaattaaaaaagaacggagggagtacatgggtTCGAGCCTTAAGGTGCTTGTTGAGCCCAACCTAAAAATCAGTCCGATGTTCCACTTGTTGGATTGGTTTCAAGAAACCTGACAACTCAGCCCATAACTTTCAGATAAGAGGCCACGGGCCAACCCTATCTGCTGCCCAATGTGGCATATAGGAGAAACCGACACTCATCTCACACCATAATGGGCCTGCCCAAAAAGGTCGGATcagctatatttctttttatataCTTTTCTACTTCTTCTATTAATTACTCGCTCCCCACAAAAAAATTATTACTCGCTCCCCATTGCATGAGGCACACTTGGTTTTCGTGTACTAGCTTTTACCACTAATTTAACGAATTATAGATGTATCACTTGACATAGTACCATTAAAAACTTTATTTAAATGTAAACTTAGTGGTATTATTTTTGTGATGTATCCATTTTTACCGGTCAAATCAATGGTCAAACTTGGTCTCGAAACGGAAGAAGTATAGCTTTCATGGTGTGCTTACCACAACTCGGTTGACCAACATGTGTTACAGGCTTGTCTATGCAACC from Lolium rigidum isolate FL_2022 chromosome 4, APGP_CSIRO_Lrig_0.1, whole genome shotgun sequence encodes the following:
- the LOC124706426 gene encoding expansin-B3-like, whose amino-acid sequence is MANLSSDKAVIALVAFSSLLVSYAAAGRPGNFSASDFTADPNWEAARATWYGAPTGAGPMDDGGACGFKNTDQYPFSSMTSCGNEPIFKDGKGCGSCYQIRCTNDPACSGNPETVVITDMNYYPVAKYHFDLSGTAFGAMAKPGLNDKLRHSGIIDIQFKRVPCEFPGLKVTFHVEQGSNAVYFAVLVEYEDGDGDVVQVDLMEANAGSWTPMRESWGSIWRLDSGHRLQAPFSMRITNESGKQLVADKIIPANWAPSASYRSIVQYS